The genomic segment GAATATATTACTGTTTTGGAAGGAATAGTTGTTGATACATATAATTCAATAGCTGATAAAATGTAAAATAAGTATATCCAGCAAGAGGAAACAAGTGCATCTGTAATTTTTATGGGAGATCCAACGGATGAAAAACATGATATAAAAAATTCACCGTATTGGAAGGGACCACATTGGGGTCTGACCCCAATGTGGTCAACTTAAGCCCAGAATGCTGAAAATTCAACGATTCTGGGCTTATATTCTGGATTTTTTTATATAAATATCTTGACATATCCTCCTAAATATGTGGTTTATAGATTAAGCAATATTACGTTACCGGCGAAATATTTATCTATTCCAATACGTAGGAGGTATGCCATATGAATCGAACTAATATTTGTAAAAATATCGTCCAATCCATTAAAGATTATATCACAGATCAAGTTAAACTGGAACCCCATCGGGTGGAAAAACATTTTGTACGGCGAAGAAAACTTTCACTTTTGCAAGTTATTATTTATCTGTTCTTTTCTTCAAAAGCTTCCATGTTCCAGAATCTTTCACAGATCAGAGAAGAACTTGGCACACTTTCTTTTCCGGATGTTTCAAAACAGGCACTTTCCAAAGCCAGACAGTTCATTAATCCTTCACTGTTTAAGGAACTTTATTATCTTTCTGTTGATCTGTTTTACAGCCAGATCCCTTCAAGAAAGCTGTGGCAGGGTTATCATCTTTTTGCAGTAGATGGTTCCAGGATCGAACTTCCGAATTCAAAATCAACTTTTGATTTCTTTGGTGAAATGTCCGACTATCCTGATCCAAACCGACGTTATACCATGGGACTGGCTTCCATAATTTATGATGTTCTGGATGATTATATCCTTCATGCATCTATCCATAAATTTCTTTCCTCTGAACGAGCAGCTGCATTAGAACATCTTAAAGTTCTTGAAGATATGGGACTATATAACAACAGTATTATTATTTTTGACAGAGGTTATTATTCAGAAGATATGTTCCGCTACTGTGTAGAGCATGGGCATCTCTGTGTTATGAGACTGAAAGAGGGAATCAATTTATCTAAAAAATGCAATGGTGATATGATTTCCATTCTTCAGGGAACTTCAAAAGAAGGTACTTCCGATGTACCTATACGTGTCCTTGAGATTCCGCTTGATGATGGCACAAAAGAATATCTTGCAACAAACCTGTTTGATCCTGCTGTTACAAAAGATATGTTCCGGGAACTTTACTTCTACAGATGGCCTGTAGAACTTAAGTACAAAGAACTAAAAAGCCGCTTTGCCATGGAAGAGTTTTCCGGTGCTACTGCAGTGTCTATACAGCAGGAATTTTATATAAATATGCTTTTATCGAATCTGGCCTCCCTTATAAAAAATGAAGCAGATGAGGAAATACAGATTTCTGCCAAAAGCACAAATAAGTTCCGTTATCAGGCCAATCGTGCATTTATCATTGGACGGATCAAAAGTATTGTTCCCAAAATACTCTGCGGACTGTTTGAGCTTTCAATTATTGAACAGTTATATACAGATGCTGTACGCTGCAGATCACAGCTCCTGCCCGGCAGGTCGTTTCCAAGGAAGAAATTGAAATCCAAGGGACGTTCACATTTTCGAAATAAAAAAGCTTCTTTTTAAAATAGAGCCAGCATTCATCAATAGGCTTATTTAAGTGCGGTCATTTTTATAAATCTTCTAGTTTCCAACAAAACAGCAACTGTTTTCTAGCATAAACCGATTTGTTTTGTAGTTTGCATTGGAGGCTATTCGCTAATATGCCCCTAAGTTGACGCT from the Blautia wexlerae DSM 19850 genome contains:
- a CDS encoding IS4 family transposase yields the protein MNRTNICKNIVQSIKDYITDQVKLEPHRVEKHFVRRRKLSLLQVIIYLFFSSKASMFQNLSQIREELGTLSFPDVSKQALSKARQFINPSLFKELYYLSVDLFYSQIPSRKLWQGYHLFAVDGSRIELPNSKSTFDFFGEMSDYPDPNRRYTMGLASIIYDVLDDYILHASIHKFLSSERAAALEHLKVLEDMGLYNNSIIIFDRGYYSEDMFRYCVEHGHLCVMRLKEGINLSKKCNGDMISILQGTSKEGTSDVPIRVLEIPLDDGTKEYLATNLFDPAVTKDMFRELYFYRWPVELKYKELKSRFAMEEFSGATAVSIQQEFYINMLLSNLASLIKNEADEEIQISAKSTNKFRYQANRAFIIGRIKSIVPKILCGLFELSIIEQLYTDAVRCRSQLLPGRSFPRKKLKSKGRSHFRNKKASF